Proteins encoded by one window of Cyanobacteriota bacterium:
- a CDS encoding ADP-ribosylglycohydrolase family protein, with translation MDLQSRFRGCLLGLAVGDAVGTTVEFQTRGSFQPLTDMVGGGPFKLQPGQWTDDTSMALCLATSLLEQGEFDAADQMNRYLDWYEHGYFSSTGQCFDIGNTVRQALLQYKSSGNPFSGSTHPYSAGNGCIMRLAPIPMRYFPNRYQAIHFAGESSRTTHGAAECIDACRLLAD, from the coding sequence ATGGATTTACAGAGCCGTTTCCGGGGCTGCTTGTTGGGACTAGCTGTTGGAGATGCCGTGGGGACAACTGTTGAGTTTCAGACACGTGGTTCCTTTCAACCCCTAACCGATATGGTCGGGGGTGGGCCTTTTAAGCTTCAACCTGGACAATGGACTGATGACACCTCCATGGCGCTGTGTTTAGCCACCAGTTTGTTAGAGCAAGGTGAGTTTGATGCGGCTGACCAGATGAACCGCTATTTAGACTGGTATGAGCATGGCTATTTCAGTAGTACTGGGCAATGTTTTGACATCGGCAACACGGTTCGCCAGGCGCTGCTGCAATACAAATCATCTGGAAACCCCTTCAGTGGGTCAACTCACCCCTACTCAGCAGGTAATGGTTGCATTATGCGCTTAGCACCAATTCCCATGCGTTATTTTCCTAATCGCTATCAGGCTATCCATTTTGCAGGTGAAAGTTCTCGCACCACTCACGGAGCCGCTGAGTGCATTGATGCCTGTCGATTATTGGCTGACA